Proteins encoded in a region of the Carassius gibelio isolate Cgi1373 ecotype wild population from Czech Republic chromosome B5, carGib1.2-hapl.c, whole genome shotgun sequence genome:
- the LOC127958195 gene encoding zinc finger and BTB domain-containing protein 44-like — translation MGVKTFTHNSPNHSQELLDKLNTLRSEGHFCDVTIRVQGQMFSAHKVVLACCSDFLRTKLSGKPAEEDTVIVSEDNKHVLDLQHVTVAGFAPLLEYAYTSTLSISTENIIDVLAAASYMQMFAVANTCSEFMKSSILWNSASSGAGGPGSTQPPVLHRPQETPEAHASCTLAPVDALSPSPVSSECSVPERPIPVCRESRRKRKGFASPQPASSTSPQVPNPSPSSSSFPESSAQALEPSLAFSWTYPFGVDRRFAAEKSKLPEGLLEQSGAPGQDSSGRALVEYLTCEGPRGLGVGGAAGVEEEEEEDVQVKVERLSDEEVHEEVSQPVSAPHSSLSDQQTVPGNEHTQEDLLISPQSSSIGSLDEGVTEGLQSMQGTPNTTGHMEEDERLENVQYPYHLYISPSTRPGLNGPERPFQCPTCGVRFTRIQNLKQHMLIHSGEHLCYYWTPH, via the exons ATGGGTGTGAAAACCTTTACTCACAACTCCCCCAACCACAGCCAAGAGCTTTTGGATAAGCTCAACACCCTACGCAGTGAGGGCCACTTTTGTGACGTCACCATTCGCGTACAAGGCCAGATGTTCTCTGCCCATAAGGTAGTGCTAGCCTGCTGTAGTGACTTCCTTCGAACAAAGCTTTCTGGGAAGCCAGCTGAAGAAGACACTGTAATAGTAAGTGAAGATAACAAACATGTGCTGGATCTCCAACATGTGACGGTCGCAGGTTTCGCTCCTCTTCTGGAATATGCGTACACGTCCACCCTATCCATTAGTACGGAGAATATCATAGACGTACTGGCAGCTGCTAGCTACATGCAGATGTTTGCGGTGGCCAACACTTGCTCTGAGTTCATGAAGTCCAGTATCCTGTGGAACTCTGCATCCTCAGGAGCAGGAGGTCCTGGTAGCACCCAACCTCCAGTTTTACACAGACCCCAAGAGACCCCTGAAGCCCATGCGAGCTGCACCCTCGCCCCTGTAGATGCCCTCTCGCCATCTCCGGTCTCATCCGAATGCAGCGTACCGGAGCGGCCCATTCCTGTGTGCCGCGAGTCTAGACGCAAGCGTAAAGGCTTTGCGAGCCCGCAACCAGCATCCTCAACCTCTCCGCAAGTCCCCAACCCTtctccctcctcttcctccttcccAGAGAGTTCAGCGCAGGCTCTGGAACCATCTCTGGCCTTCTCCTGGACATACCCTTTTGGTGTGGACCGGCGGTTTGCGGCAGAAAAGTCAAAACTACCGGAAGGCCTCCTGGAACAATCTGGAGCACCGGGGCAGGACTCTAGTGGACGGGCATTGGTGGAGTATTTGACCTGCGAGGGCCCACGTGGCCTGGGCGTAGGGGGTGCTGCAGgggtggaggaggaggaagaagaagatgtGCAGGTGAAGGTGGAAAGGCTGAGTGATGAAGAAGTGCATGAAGAAGTTTCTCAACCAGTCAGTGCTCCACACAGTTCTCTGAGTGACCAGCAGACAGTCCCTGGCAATGAACACACCCAAGAAGATCTTCTCATCAGCCCTCAGTCCTCATCCATTG GCTCCTTGGATGAGGGGGTGACGGAGGGTCTCCAGTCCATGCAGGGCACTCCAAACACTACTGGTCACATGGAGGAGGATGAGAG GCTGGAGAATGTCCAGTACCCATACCACCTGTACATTAGCCCGTCCACTCGCCCAGGACTCAACGGTCCTGAACGGCCTTTCCAGTGCCCTACATGTGGCGTCCGCTTCACTCGAATACAGAATCTCAAGCAGCACATGCTCATCCACTCTGGTGAGCACCTCTGCTATTACTGGACTCCACATTGA
- the LOC127958552 gene encoding carotenoid-cleaving dioxygenase, mitochondrial-like, whose translation MALMHRFQIEDGQVTYRSRFLRSDSYKQNSERNRIMVSEFGTLALPDPCKNFFQRFLSRFEMMKPTDNASVNFVKYKGDYYVSTETNYMHRVDPDTLESKQKVDWSKFIAVNGATAHPHFDPDGTAYNMGNSYRNKGAFYNIIRVPPERDGREDTLEGAKILCSITPRDKSKPSYYHSFGMSENYVVFIEQPIKMDLFKIVTGKLRGKSLNEGVFWDPNQETTFHLIDKQTGKEMPVKYHAKALSTFHQINAFEQDGFLMLDMCCSDDGQAINNFLIQNLRQSGEALDEMYNTMSRPLPRRFVLPLNITSETPLEQNLNTRPDSTATAVCRTKNQVFCTFEDLHSEDLKDYGGLEFPHINYARYNTKPYRYYYGCGFRHLVGDSLIKMDLESKKFKVWRQPDLYPSEPVFIPSPNAEEEDDGVILSVIITPVKDKSTFLLVLDAKTFEELGRAEVPVNIPYGFHGVFNSSA comes from the exons ATGGCTTTGATGCATCGCTTTCAGATTGAGGATGGTCAGGTGACGTACAGAAGCCGTTTTCTGCGCAGCGATTCGTATAAGCAGAACAGCGAGAGGAACCGTATCATGGTGTCAGAGTTCGGCACTCTGGCTTTACCTGATCCCTGCAAGAACTTCTTTCAGCGCTTCCTGTCCAGATTTGAGATGATGA AGCCAACAGATAATGCCAGTGTCAACTTTGTTAAATACAAGGGTGACTATTACGTCAGTACAGAGACAAACTACATGCACAGAGTGGATCCAGATACTCTGGAGTCTAAACAGAAG GTGGACTGGAGCAAGTTCATCGCTGTGAATGGTGCTACTGCTCATCCACACTTTGATCCAGACGGCACAGCTTACAACATGGGCAACTCATACAGAAACAAAG GGGCTTTCTATAACATCATCAGGGTGCCACCAGAAAGAGACGGCCGAGAAGATACACTAGAGGGAGCCAAGATATTATGCTCTATCACCCCTCGTGACAAATCCAAACCCTCCTATTACCACAGCTTTG GCATGTCAGAGAACTATGTAGTGTTCATCGAGCAGCCCATTAAAATGGATCTGTTTAAGATAGTGACTGGTAAACTAAGGGGGAAATCGCTAAATGAGGGTGTTTTCTGGGACCCCAACCAGGAAACCACATTCCACCTTATTGACAAACAAACTGGAAAG GAGATGCCAGTGAAGTACCATGCCAAGGCCTTGTCCACCTTCCATCAGATCAATGCTTTTGAGCAGGATGGATTCCTCATGCTAGACATGTGCTGCTCTGACGACGGCCAGGCCATAAACAACTTCCTCATCCAGAACCTGCGTCAGTCAGGAGAGGCTTTGGATGAG atgTATAACACCATGAGCAGGCCACTGCCCCGTCGTTTTGTGCTGCCTCTCAACATCACAAGTGAAACCCCACTGGAACAGAACCTCAACACACGGCCTGACAGCACCGCTACCGCTGTCTGCCGTACCAAAAATCAG GTATTTTGCACGTTTGAGGATCTCCACAGCGAGGACCTGAAAGACTACGGTGGCTTGGAGTTTCCACATATTAACTATGCCAGATATAACACCAAACCTTATAGATACTACTATGGTTGTGGCTTCCGGCACCTAGTGGGTGACTCCCTAATTAAGATGGATCTGGAAAGCAAAAAGTTCAAG GTATGGCGCCAGCCTGATCTCTATCCATCAGAGCCTGTCTTCATTCCTTCACCCAATgctgaggaagaggatgatggaGTCATCCTGTCTGTGATTATCACACCAGTTAAG GATAAGAGTACATTTCTTTTGGTCCTGGATGCCAAAACATTTGAAGAGCTGGGAAGAGCCGAAGTGCCTGTCAACATTCCTTATGGATTCCATGGAGTCTTCAACTCTAGTGCATGA